In one Candidatus Nomurabacteria bacterium genomic region, the following are encoded:
- a CDS encoding NAD-dependent protein deacylase, with translation MNSTDIARARDAILAARDVVFLTGAGISAASGVPVFRGSGIVWEGKQATELANAKAFAADPMLVWSWYLHRRQVVANASPNAAHQAITAWQPCEGAMKWLLTQNVDDLHERSGSKDVTHVHGDLWFNRCTKCGKQREDRSLHFDEVPRSPCCDELERPAIIWFGETISENEWGMMNSAAGFADVIIVIGSSGVVTTSVRFIERARRAKAIANKLKMFQTQRDLTVINVNLEDSLINADIVLRDRAEVILPELLQ, from the coding sequence ATGAATAGCACTGATATCGCGCGAGCACGTGATGCCATTTTGGCAGCGCGTGACGTTGTCTTTCTCACCGGCGCCGGTATTTCGGCGGCGAGTGGTGTCCCGGTCTTTCGAGGCTCGGGCATCGTGTGGGAAGGCAAGCAAGCAACGGAGCTCGCAAACGCAAAGGCGTTTGCTGCAGATCCAATGCTCGTTTGGTCGTGGTATTTGCATCGTCGTCAGGTGGTTGCAAATGCTAGCCCAAATGCAGCACACCAAGCGATCACTGCTTGGCAGCCCTGCGAAGGCGCGATGAAGTGGTTATTGACGCAAAACGTCGATGACCTCCATGAACGCTCTGGTAGCAAAGACGTGACACATGTCCATGGCGACCTTTGGTTCAATCGCTGCACCAAATGCGGCAAGCAACGCGAAGACCGGTCGCTCCATTTCGATGAAGTGCCTCGGTCACCTTGTTGCGACGAACTCGAGCGTCCTGCTATCATTTGGTTCGGAGAAACGATCTCTGAAAACGAATGGGGGATGATGAACTCCGCGGCAGGCTTTGCCGATGTCATCATCGTCATTGGTTCTAGCGGTGTTGTCACAACATCCGTTAGGTTCATTGAGCGTGCACGACGGGCAAAAGCCATCGCTAACAAGCTCAAAATGTTTCAGACTCAACGCGATCTGACCGTTATCAACGTAAATCTAGAAGACTCGTTGATTAACGCAGATATCGTTCTACGCGATAGAGCAGAAGTGATTCTGCCAGAGCTTCTTCAGTGA
- a CDS encoding 23S rRNA (pseudouridine(1915)-N(3))-methyltransferase RlmH: MKPILQIRAIGTPQEPWQEAAEAQYIKRLQAFSTITLFEGKEGHKGSAKPDLQQTKEREADELLKLIPNNSFVICLDEHAKTYDSATFSKAIEQWSESGARPLTFLIGGSWGLSDRVKQRADISLSLSPLTMPHALARIVLLEQLYRGLTILKGKEYHK; this comes from the coding sequence ATGAAACCAATCCTCCAGATACGTGCAATTGGCACCCCTCAAGAGCCCTGGCAAGAGGCTGCCGAAGCGCAATATATCAAGCGTTTACAAGCCTTTTCTACCATAACACTCTTTGAGGGAAAAGAAGGTCACAAAGGCTCTGCCAAACCAGACCTACAACAAACAAAAGAACGTGAAGCAGATGAACTTTTAAAACTTATCCCCAATAACAGCTTTGTGATTTGTTTGGATGAACATGCAAAGACCTACGATAGTGCTACATTTTCTAAAGCGATCGAACAATGGTCCGAATCTGGCGCTCGTCCACTTACCTTTCTCATCGGTGGCTCATGGGGACTCTCTGACCGCGTCAAACAACGCGCAGATATCTCACTCTCACTATCGCCTTTAACCATGCCGCATGCTCTCGCACGCATCGTTTTGCTCGAGCAACTCTATCGTGGACTTACGATATTGAAGGGCAAGGAGTATCATAAGTAA